A region from the Beduinella massiliensis genome encodes:
- a CDS encoding LysR family transcriptional regulator, which translates to MTLRHLRVFLAVVDSGSMSAAARALYIAQPSVSGAIAELEAHYDALLFDRIGRRLVITPMGERLAGYARSLLALSDDMETTMRNGVNSLRVSLGATMTVGACVMSGLVRQLQAQCPAVKCQVRVENSSVIEERMLQSELDMALVEGTIKHAEIVSRPVIRDRLVLVDSAGGVLQDCESVGLRELEGLPFVLRERGSGTRELFEQALLAKGVSISECWTCVSAQSIVSAVSAGLGLTVISRRLVEEALRRGTLREIAVKDAAFERNFSLCYHKDKFLSPPLREFSRLCAEWGEKER; encoded by the coding sequence ATGACGCTTCGACATTTACGGGTCTTCCTTGCGGTCGTGGACAGCGGCAGCATGAGCGCGGCGGCGAGGGCCCTTTACATCGCGCAGCCTTCCGTCAGCGGCGCGATAGCGGAGCTGGAGGCGCACTACGACGCCCTTTTATTCGACCGCATCGGCAGGCGGCTGGTCATTACCCCGATGGGAGAACGTCTCGCGGGATACGCGCGCAGTCTGCTCGCGCTTTCGGACGACATGGAGACCACGATGCGCAACGGCGTAAACAGCCTGCGTGTGTCGCTGGGCGCGACCATGACCGTAGGTGCGTGTGTGATGAGCGGGCTGGTGCGTCAGCTTCAGGCGCAGTGCCCGGCGGTCAAGTGTCAGGTTCGAGTGGAAAACTCATCCGTGATCGAAGAGCGGATGCTGCAGAGCGAGCTGGACATGGCGCTGGTGGAAGGGACCATCAAGCATGCCGAGATCGTGTCGCGTCCGGTGATCCGCGACCGGCTTGTTCTGGTAGACTCGGCAGGCGGCGTGCTGCAAGATTGCGAGAGCGTCGGACTTCGCGAGCTGGAAGGGCTGCCGTTTGTGCTTCGCGAGCGGGGCAGCGGCACGCGCGAGCTGTTCGAGCAGGCGCTCCTCGCCAAGGGGGTCTCTATTTCAGAGTGCTGGACGTGCGTGAGCGCGCAGTCCATCGTGTCGGCTGTGAGTGCGGGACTCGGCCTGACGGTCATCTCGCGCCGCCTCGTGGAGGAAGCGCTGCGAAGAGGCACGCTGCGAGAGATCGCTGTAAAGGACGCGGCTTTTGAACGCAATTTCAGCCTGTGCTACCACAAGGATAAATTTTTGTCGCCGCCGCTGCGCGAATTTTCGCGTCTTTGCGCAGAATGGGGCGAAAAAGAGCGTTGA
- a CDS encoding exopolysaccharide biosynthesis polyprenyl glycosylphosphotransferase, with protein sequence MKKDKRLLSEIAVLGIKAALYVLLCAVFFVLMSINNPQILCISRTAAVSLLTFFMFGVVMVSVYGGFAVGRQKSRPIAISLSLAVMLTDVVTYLQLQIMNVNEANNDHLILFGPDIWLLLIAAALQVVLITLFVRAANRLFFRFHAPQRCLLITAGEGDASVIVRKIERLPLQYSVRQVLDYRDDALFRALDACDTVFFCGVPAGERVHLMERCYALGKNIYIHMGVADVITHSAEHIVLDDLPFLEMENGALSIEQRFIKRAMDIAVSLVALVVLSPLLLVCAIAIKCCDRGPVIYRQRRATRGGRIFEIYKFRTMRVCAGTEKQHSATRDDERITPVGRVLRKCRVDELPQLINILKGDMSLVGPRPEMLENVTQYTRDVPEFSYRLKVKAGLTGFAQIEGKYNTSPKDKMIMDLLYIERYSIWLDVKLMLRTLTVFFKADSTEAFDEARREETKEISEPEKRRHEG encoded by the coding sequence ATGAAGAAGGACAAGCGGCTGCTTTCGGAGATCGCGGTGCTGGGCATCAAGGCGGCGCTCTACGTGCTGCTGTGCGCCGTGTTTTTCGTGCTGATGTCGATCAACAACCCGCAGATTCTGTGCATATCCCGTACGGCGGCCGTGTCGCTGCTGACGTTCTTCATGTTCGGCGTGGTGATGGTGTCGGTCTACGGCGGGTTTGCGGTCGGCAGGCAAAAGAGCCGGCCGATCGCCATTTCTCTGTCTTTGGCGGTTATGCTGACGGACGTGGTGACATACCTGCAGCTTCAGATCATGAACGTCAATGAAGCCAATAACGACCACTTGATCCTCTTTGGGCCGGACATCTGGCTGCTGCTGATCGCGGCGGCGTTGCAGGTCGTTCTGATAACCCTGTTTGTTCGCGCGGCGAATCGGCTCTTTTTCCGCTTCCACGCGCCGCAGCGCTGCCTGCTTATCACCGCGGGCGAGGGCGACGCGAGCGTCATCGTGCGCAAGATCGAGCGGCTGCCGCTGCAATATTCGGTGCGGCAGGTCTTGGATTACCGCGACGACGCGCTTTTTCGCGCGTTGGACGCGTGCGACACGGTGTTCTTCTGCGGCGTGCCGGCGGGCGAGCGCGTGCATCTGATGGAACGCTGCTATGCGCTGGGCAAAAATATCTACATCCACATGGGCGTGGCGGACGTCATCACGCACAGCGCGGAGCATATCGTGCTGGACGACCTGCCCTTTCTGGAGATGGAAAACGGCGCGCTTTCCATCGAACAGCGCTTTATCAAGCGGGCCATGGACATCGCCGTGTCGCTGGTTGCGCTCGTCGTGCTCAGCCCCCTGCTGCTCGTCTGCGCGATCGCGATCAAGTGCTGCGACCGGGGGCCCGTCATTTACCGTCAGCGGCGCGCGACGCGGGGCGGGCGCATATTTGAGATCTACAAATTTCGCACGATGCGGGTCTGCGCGGGCACGGAAAAGCAGCATTCCGCAACGCGGGATGACGAACGCATTACGCCCGTCGGGCGCGTATTGCGAAAATGCCGTGTGGACGAGCTGCCGCAGCTTATCAACATCCTGAAGGGCGACATGAGCCTCGTGGGGCCGCGCCCGGAAATGCTGGAAAACGTGACGCAGTACACCCGGGACGTGCCGGAGTTTTCCTATCGCCTGAAGGTCAAGGCGGGCCTGACCGGTTTTGCGCAGATCGAAGGCAAGTACAACACGTCGCCCAAGGACAAGATGATCATGGATCTGCTATATATCGAGCGCTACAGCATCTGGCTGGACGTCAAGCTGATGCTGCGCACGTTGACCGTCTTTTTCAAGGCGGACAGCACCGAGGCGTTTGATGAGGCGCGGCGGGAGGAAACTAAAGAAATTTCCGAGCCTGAAAAGCGCAGGCATGAAGGGTGA
- a CDS encoding aspartate carbamoyltransferase catalytic subunit translates to MTLKRKDLLGLRDVSAREIESILTTADAMKQVLLSNNKKTPHLQGKSIVTLFYENSTRTRMSFELASKYMSSASANISASASSVQKGETLIDTGVTLDQMGTDVIIIRHPMSGAPALLAKHVRASVINAGDGMNEHPTQALLDMMTMKTHLGGLSGLKVAIVGDVMHSRVARSNIWGLQTMGAKVFLAAPPTLIPVEIEKTGAILAPTVEDAVEGADVVMGLRIQRERQQKGLFPSVAEYCDNWELTPGRVALAKPGALVMHPGPMNRGVEIASAVADGGQSVIAEQVQSGVAVRMALLYMLTRREVQA, encoded by the coding sequence GTGACCCTGAAACGCAAGGATTTGCTGGGCCTGCGCGACGTGAGCGCGCGGGAGATCGAAAGCATCCTCACGACCGCCGACGCCATGAAACAGGTGCTGCTCTCAAACAACAAGAAGACGCCGCACCTCCAGGGCAAGTCGATCGTGACCCTCTTTTACGAAAACAGCACGCGTACGCGCATGTCGTTTGAACTGGCGAGCAAGTACATGTCCTCGGCCTCGGCCAATATCTCGGCCTCGGCCTCCAGCGTGCAAAAGGGCGAGACGCTCATCGACACGGGCGTTACGCTCGACCAGATGGGCACGGACGTGATCATCATCCGCCATCCGATGTCCGGCGCGCCGGCGCTGCTCGCCAAGCACGTGCGCGCATCGGTCATCAACGCGGGCGACGGCATGAACGAGCACCCGACGCAGGCGCTGCTGGATATGATGACCATGAAGACGCACCTGGGCGGCCTGTCGGGCCTCAAGGTCGCGATCGTCGGCGACGTAATGCACAGCCGCGTCGCGCGCTCCAACATCTGGGGACTTCAGACCATGGGCGCAAAGGTCTTTCTCGCCGCGCCGCCGACGCTGATTCCGGTGGAAATTGAAAAGACCGGCGCCATTCTCGCCCCGACGGTGGAGGACGCCGTGGAAGGCGCGGACGTGGTGATGGGCCTGCGCATTCAGCGCGAGCGCCAGCAGAAGGGATTGTTTCCCTCCGTCGCGGAGTACTGCGATAACTGGGAGCTCACGCCTGGACGCGTGGCGCTCGCAAAGCCCGGGGCGCTCGTGATGCACCCCGGCCCCATGAACCGCGGCGTGGAGATCGCGAGCGCCGTCGCCGACGGCGGGCAGAGCGTCATCGCCGAGCAGGTGCAAAGCGGTGTGGCGGTGCGCATGGCGCTGCTCTACATGCTCACGAGAAGAGAGGTGCAGGCATGA
- a CDS encoding ABC transporter substrate-binding protein translates to MRKCFYALLVMLALFPAVSLAGSSFEDAQGRTLSFAETPQRVVSLYGSFAETWLLAGGELVGTTQDAVSERGLPLSADVQIVGTVKEPNLEAVLALDPDFVLLSADIASHAPAAELFTQMGIPCATFRVDAFADYLSMLRAFCDLTGRDDLYQQNGEAVAEKIRAVREETTGQPAPRVLLLRAYSSGVKAKGSDNLAGVILEDLGCDNIVSRHDSLLEDLSLEAIVSEDPDFIFITVMGADQEAALAFVDERFGGDPAWQGLTAVKQDRLILLPKELFHYKPNARWGESYAYLAKILYPQCF, encoded by the coding sequence ATGCGCAAATGTTTTTACGCCCTGTTGGTCATGCTCGCGCTCTTCCCCGCAGTTTCCCTCGCCGGTTCCTCCTTTGAGGATGCGCAGGGGCGCACCCTTTCCTTTGCCGAGACGCCGCAGCGCGTCGTCTCTCTCTACGGTTCGTTTGCCGAAACGTGGCTGCTCGCGGGCGGGGAGCTCGTCGGCACCACGCAGGACGCCGTTTCCGAACGCGGCCTGCCGCTCAGTGCGGACGTTCAGATCGTCGGTACGGTAAAGGAGCCCAATCTGGAGGCCGTTCTCGCCCTTGACCCGGACTTCGTCCTTCTTTCCGCCGACATTGCCTCGCACGCGCCGGCCGCCGAGCTGTTCACGCAGATGGGCATTCCCTGCGCCACGTTTCGGGTTGACGCCTTTGCGGATTATTTGTCGATGCTGCGCGCGTTCTGCGACCTGACGGGACGGGACGATCTCTACCAGCAAAACGGCGAGGCCGTCGCCGAGAAAATCCGCGCGGTGCGGGAGGAAACGACAGGGCAGCCCGCTCCCCGTGTGCTGCTCCTTCGCGCCTATTCCAGCGGCGTCAAGGCCAAAGGCTCCGACAACCTCGCCGGTGTGATCCTGGAAGATCTGGGCTGTGACAATATCGTCAGCAGGCACGATTCCCTGCTCGAGGATCTAAGTCTGGAAGCCATCGTCAGTGAGGATCCGGATTTTATCTTCATCACCGTCATGGGCGCCGATCAGGAGGCCGCCCTCGCCTTTGTGGACGAGCGCTTCGGCGGCGATCCCGCCTGGCAGGGGCTCACCGCCGTGAAACAGGATCGTCTCATCCTCTTGCCCAAGGAACTGTTCCATTACAAGCCGAACGCGCGTTGGGGGGAAAGCTATGCGTACCTCGCAAAAATCCTCTACCCGCAGTGCTTCTAA
- a CDS encoding dihydroorotate dehydrogenase, with protein MIDLSLDLCGVHLKNPVIAASGTFGFGREYDQLYDISKLGGISVKGLTLKKRLGNPPHRIAETPGGMLNSVGLQNPGVDAFIEEDLPWLLQKDVAVIANMAGNTEEEYCLMAEKLSAAGVHMLEMNISCPNVKEGGVAFGIRPESVYAITKAVRAHAKKPLMVKLSPNVADIRENARAAEEGGADCISLINTLTGISVDARTRRMTLYNNVGGMSGPAVRPIALRMVWQAAQAVKIPVVGMGGIVTGEDAASFMLVGAQAVMVGTANLMDAYACPRIIGELEAYCEGQGVKNVQELVGTIQTNG; from the coding sequence ATGATTGATCTTTCGCTCGACCTGTGCGGCGTTCACCTGAAGAATCCCGTCATCGCCGCCTCCGGCACGTTCGGCTTTGGCCGCGAATACGATCAACTTTACGACATTTCAAAGCTCGGCGGCATCTCGGTCAAGGGCTTGACGCTGAAAAAGCGGCTGGGCAACCCGCCGCACCGCATCGCGGAGACGCCTGGCGGCATGCTCAACAGCGTGGGGCTGCAAAACCCCGGCGTGGATGCCTTTATCGAGGAAGATCTGCCTTGGCTGCTGCAAAAGGACGTGGCGGTCATCGCAAACATGGCGGGAAACACCGAGGAAGAGTACTGCCTGATGGCGGAAAAGCTTTCCGCTGCGGGCGTGCACATGCTGGAAATGAACATCTCCTGCCCGAACGTGAAGGAGGGCGGCGTGGCCTTTGGCATTCGGCCGGAAAGCGTATACGCGATCACGAAGGCCGTGCGCGCGCACGCGAAAAAGCCGCTGATGGTGAAGCTGTCGCCCAACGTGGCGGATATCCGCGAAAACGCCCGGGCGGCGGAGGAAGGCGGGGCGGACTGCATCTCGCTCATCAACACGCTGACGGGCATCTCGGTGGACGCGCGCACGCGGCGCATGACGCTTTACAACAACGTCGGCGGCATGTCCGGCCCGGCGGTGCGCCCGATCGCCTTGCGCATGGTCTGGCAGGCCGCGCAGGCGGTGAAGATTCCGGTAGTCGGCATGGGCGGGATCGTGACCGGCGAGGACGCGGCCTCCTTTATGCTGGTGGGCGCGCAGGCGGTCATGGTCGGTACGGCAAACCTCATGGACGCCTACGCCTGCCCGCGGATCATCGGGGAGCTGGAAGCCTACTGCGAGGGACAGGGCGTCAAAAACGTGCAGGAGCTCGTGGGAACGATCCAAACCAACGGTTAA
- the pyrR gene encoding bifunctional pyr operon transcriptional regulator/uracil phosphoribosyltransferase PyrR has product MPEFREKAHIMDEAAVDRALTRIAHEIIEKNRGVGDVCLVGIQRRGVPLARTLADVIERFEGTRVPVGVLDITLYRDDLSLLSEHPVLNGTDVPFVIQDKTLIMVDDVLYTGRTARAAMDALCDMGRPRRIQFAVLIDRGHRELPIRADYVGKSLPTSQSEMVSVRLPEVDGAKEVVLMERV; this is encoded by the coding sequence ATGCCGGAATTCCGCGAAAAGGCACATATCATGGACGAAGCGGCTGTGGACCGCGCGCTGACGCGCATTGCGCATGAGATCATCGAGAAGAACAGGGGCGTGGGGGATGTCTGCCTGGTCGGCATACAGCGCCGCGGCGTACCGCTGGCGCGAACGCTGGCCGACGTCATCGAGCGTTTCGAGGGTACGCGGGTGCCGGTCGGCGTGCTGGACATCACGCTTTACCGCGACGACCTTTCGCTGCTCAGCGAGCACCCGGTGCTCAACGGCACGGACGTTCCCTTTGTCATTCAGGACAAGACGCTCATCATGGTGGACGACGTGCTCTACACGGGGCGCACCGCCCGCGCGGCGATGGACGCGCTGTGCGACATGGGACGCCCGCGGCGCATTCAGTTTGCGGTTTTGATCGACAGGGGACATCGCGAGCTGCCCATCCGCGCGGACTACGTGGGCAAGAGCCTACCCACCTCGCAAAGCGAAATGGTGAGCGTGCGGCTGCCGGAGGTCGACGGGGCGAAGGAAGTCGTCCTGATGGAACGCGTCTGA
- a CDS encoding dihydroorotase, protein MKRLIRGGRVIDPSQGIDGVFDLLIADGVIVKIAERIEEADAEVIDAAGLCVLPGLVDIHCHLRDPGFEYKEDIATGTRSAAAGGFTSICCMPNTSPVNDCAAVTRYILERAKTVGSGVNVYPIGAISKGLKGAELAEIGTMKAAGIVAISDDGRPVVNANLLKLALIYADHFDVPIVSHSEDLDLTDGGVMNEGYMSTLLGLRGTTRAAEEVMIARDILVAEAYGKRIHLCHVSTKGGVQLVREAKARGVRVTAETAPHYIGATDAWVQDYDTNTRVNPPLRTEEDRLAVIAGLVDGTLDCIATDHAPHHADEKNVEYPLAASGMVGFETAFAICYTELVEKGFMDMSRLVSLMTANPARILNLPAGTLAPGARADVTLADIGERWTVDAEKLHSKSKNTPFDGKTYTGRVKKTLCGGQTIYEEG, encoded by the coding sequence ATGAAACGGCTGATTCGCGGGGGCCGCGTGATCGACCCCTCGCAGGGGATCGACGGTGTATTCGACCTTTTGATCGCGGACGGCGTGATCGTAAAAATCGCGGAGCGCATCGAGGAAGCGGATGCAGAAGTAATCGACGCCGCGGGCCTTTGCGTGCTGCCGGGGCTGGTGGACATTCACTGCCATCTGCGCGACCCGGGCTTTGAATACAAGGAGGACATCGCCACCGGTACGCGCTCCGCTGCGGCGGGCGGCTTTACCAGCATTTGCTGCATGCCCAACACCAGCCCTGTGAACGACTGCGCGGCGGTGACGCGCTACATTCTGGAGCGAGCGAAGACCGTCGGAAGCGGCGTAAACGTCTATCCGATCGGCGCGATTTCCAAGGGACTTAAGGGCGCGGAGCTGGCGGAAATCGGCACGATGAAGGCGGCGGGTATCGTCGCCATCTCCGACGACGGCAGGCCGGTCGTCAACGCCAATCTGCTCAAGCTGGCGCTCATCTACGCGGACCACTTCGACGTGCCGATCGTCTCGCACAGCGAGGATTTGGACCTCACGGACGGCGGCGTGATGAACGAGGGCTATATGTCCACGCTGCTCGGGCTTCGCGGCACGACGCGCGCGGCGGAGGAGGTCATGATCGCGCGGGACATTCTCGTGGCCGAGGCTTACGGCAAGCGCATCCATCTTTGTCACGTCTCCACCAAAGGCGGCGTGCAGCTCGTGCGCGAGGCCAAAGCGCGCGGCGTGCGCGTGACGGCGGAGACCGCGCCGCACTACATCGGCGCGACGGACGCCTGGGTGCAGGACTACGACACCAACACCCGCGTCAACCCGCCGCTGCGCACGGAGGAGGATCGCCTCGCCGTGATCGCAGGGCTCGTGGACGGCACGCTGGACTGCATCGCGACCGACCACGCGCCGCATCACGCGGACGAGAAGAACGTGGAATACCCGCTCGCAGCCTCCGGCATGGTGGGCTTTGAGACGGCCTTTGCGATCTGTTATACGGAGCTGGTCGAAAAGGGCTTTATGGACATGAGCCGTCTGGTTTCGCTGATGACGGCGAACCCCGCGCGAATATTGAACCTTCCGGCGGGCACACTCGCGCCCGGCGCGCGCGCGGATGTGACGCTGGCGGACATCGGCGAGCGCTGGACGGTGGACGCGGAGAAGCTCCATTCCAAGTCGAAGAACACGCCCTTTGACGGCAAGACGTATACGGGGCGCGTGAAGAAGACGCTGTGCGGCGGACAGACGATTTATGAGGAGGGCTGA
- the pyrF gene encoding orotidine-5'-phosphate decarboxylase: MDLLISRIIDKKNPTVAGLDTRLEYLPEKFLQAVMPAGVHSFEDAAEAIYQYNCALVDALYDIVPAVKVQVAYYEMYGPAGMKCFEETMTYARRKGLSVMADVKRNDIGATAEAYAAAYIGRTDVAGERLQAFPADFATVNPYLGVDGIAPFTKQAAEHGTGIFALVKTSNPSSGQLQDMKVEDGRTVYEVVGDLVEEWGRDLVGEHGYSAVGAVVGATYPAQGAALRVRMPHTFFLVPGYGAQGATGADLAGCFDGRGLGAIVNASRSILCAWKRREGVPFTQAAREEAIRMREDIAAGLAAAGKALR; this comes from the coding sequence ATGGATTTACTGATCTCGCGCATCATCGACAAGAAGAACCCGACGGTCGCGGGCCTGGACACGCGGCTGGAATACCTGCCGGAAAAATTTTTGCAGGCGGTCATGCCGGCGGGCGTGCATTCCTTTGAGGACGCGGCGGAGGCGATCTATCAGTACAACTGCGCGCTCGTGGACGCCCTTTACGATATCGTGCCTGCGGTAAAGGTACAGGTGGCCTACTACGAGATGTACGGCCCGGCGGGCATGAAGTGCTTTGAAGAGACGATGACCTATGCGCGCAGAAAGGGCCTGTCCGTGATGGCCGACGTCAAGCGCAACGACATCGGCGCAACGGCGGAAGCCTACGCCGCCGCCTACATCGGCAGAACGGACGTGGCGGGCGAGCGCCTGCAGGCGTTTCCGGCGGACTTCGCGACCGTCAACCCGTACCTGGGGGTGGATGGCATCGCGCCCTTTACCAAGCAGGCGGCTGAGCACGGAACGGGCATCTTCGCTCTGGTGAAGACGAGCAATCCTTCCTCCGGCCAGCTTCAGGATATGAAGGTCGAGGACGGGCGCACGGTTTACGAGGTCGTGGGCGACCTGGTAGAGGAGTGGGGCAGGGACCTCGTGGGCGAGCATGGCTACAGCGCGGTGGGCGCGGTCGTCGGCGCGACGTATCCGGCGCAGGGGGCGGCGCTGCGCGTGCGCATGCCGCACACGTTCTTCCTCGTGCCGGGCTATGGAGCGCAGGGGGCGACGGGCGCGGACCTCGCGGGATGCTTTGACGGGCGCGGCCTGGGCGCGATCGTGAACGCCAGCCGCTCGATCCTCTGTGCTTGGAAACGCCGCGAGGGCGTTCCCTTTACGCAGGCGGCGCGCGAAGAGGCCATCCGCATGCGCGAGGACATCGCCGCCGGGCTCGCGGCTGCGGGCAAGGCGCTGAGGTAG
- a CDS encoding solute carrier family 23 protein, whose protein sequence is MVKTTAVKKDSTGKLLILGIQHVFAMFGATVLVPALTGLSPSTALLCAGLGTLLFHFITGRKVPVYLGSSFAFIAAITAVATKYSGGAAVGSAEYVANGLPYATGGVMVAGLLYVVLALLVRIFGAEKIRSFFPPVVTGPMVIIIGMMLAPTAVTNITTQIGSVSTGWNWLIAIVTIATIIGVTLWAKGFFKLVPILFGIIVGYAFSSILTAFGIPVVNFEPVSQASFIQMPLLFLPKFGWEAIVMIAPIAIVTFVEHIGDITANGAVVGKDFMKDPGLDRTLLGDGLATMLAGLLGGPTNTTYGENTGVLAATKNYNPVTLEIAACFAIVLAFLGKLGAILQTLPGPVMGAVSVVLFGMIAAVGLRTLVENQVDFKASRNLLIVAVMLVFGLGGASVTFGAVTFSGTALAAVLGIVLNKVLPNPIDK, encoded by the coding sequence ATGGTTAAAACGACGGCGGTCAAAAAGGATTCGACCGGAAAGCTGCTCATCCTGGGCATTCAGCATGTGTTCGCGATGTTCGGCGCGACGGTGCTCGTGCCCGCGCTGACGGGCCTCAGCCCCTCCACCGCGCTGCTTTGCGCGGGCCTGGGCACGCTGCTGTTCCACTTCATCACCGGGCGCAAGGTGCCGGTCTACCTCGGCTCCAGCTTCGCATTCATCGCCGCGATTACGGCGGTCGCCACCAAGTATTCCGGGGGCGCGGCCGTCGGCAGCGCGGAGTACGTGGCAAACGGCCTGCCCTATGCGACGGGCGGCGTGATGGTCGCGGGCCTTCTCTACGTCGTGCTGGCGCTTCTGGTGCGCATCTTCGGCGCGGAGAAGATCCGTTCGTTCTTCCCGCCGGTCGTTACGGGCCCGATGGTCATCATCATTGGCATGATGCTCGCGCCCACCGCGGTCACCAACATCACCACCCAGATCGGCAGCGTCTCTACCGGCTGGAACTGGCTGATCGCCATCGTCACCATCGCCACAATCATCGGCGTGACGCTGTGGGCCAAGGGCTTCTTCAAGCTGGTGCCGATCCTCTTCGGCATCATCGTAGGCTACGCCTTCTCCTCCATCCTGACGGCCTTCGGCATCCCGGTCGTGAACTTCGAGCCCGTGAGCCAGGCTTCCTTCATCCAGATGCCGCTGCTCTTCCTGCCCAAGTTCGGCTGGGAGGCGATCGTGATGATCGCGCCCATCGCTATCGTCACCTTCGTGGAGCACATCGGCGACATCACCGCTAACGGCGCGGTCGTCGGCAAGGACTTTATGAAGGATCCGGGCCTGGATCGCACGCTGCTGGGCGACGGCCTGGCGACCATGCTGGCCGGCCTGCTCGGCGGCCCGACCAATACCACCTACGGCGAAAACACGGGCGTGCTGGCGGCGACCAAGAACTACAACCCCGTGACGCTTGAAATCGCAGCCTGCTTCGCCATCGTTCTGGCCTTCCTGGGCAAGCTGGGCGCCATCCTGCAGACGCTGCCGGGCCCGGTCATGGGCGCGGTGTCGGTCGTGCTGTTCGGCATGATCGCGGCGGTCGGCCTGCGCACGCTGGTCGAAAACCAGGTGGACTTCAAGGCCTCCCGCAACCTGCTCATCGTCGCGGTGATGCTGGTGTTCGGGCTGGGCGGCGCGAGCGTTACCTTTGGCGCGGTCACGTTCAGCGGCACCGCGCTGGCGGCCGTGCTGGGCATCGTGCTCAACAAGGTGCTGCCCAACCCCATCGACAAGTAA
- a CDS encoding dihydroorotate dehydrogenase electron transfer subunit produces the protein MEQTMAKVLRVEDIAEDIFLLQVEAPGIAQAAKPGQFVHLAVPDAGGHILRRPISLMGFDEKTLTMAIQIKGEGTRRLRGLRPGDAADVLGPIGRGFELCGAKRAFFVGGGVGVAPVRGALDQFKQECACEAFFGYRSEAFVYGLDGLDCPAHVVTDDGTLGERALVTAPLLRAIEAGAPDVIFACGPAPMLRAVQRIALERDIPCQISLEERMGCGLGACLVCNCKVRAADGFDYKRVCVDGPVFDAREVLFDD, from the coding sequence ATGGAACAGACGATGGCAAAGGTTCTGCGGGTCGAGGACATCGCGGAGGACATCTTCCTGCTGCAGGTGGAAGCTCCGGGCATCGCCCAAGCGGCGAAGCCCGGCCAGTTCGTGCACCTCGCGGTGCCGGACGCGGGCGGCCACATCCTGCGCAGGCCGATCAGCCTGATGGGCTTTGACGAGAAGACGCTGACGATGGCGATACAGATAAAGGGCGAGGGCACGCGCCGCCTGCGCGGTCTGCGTCCGGGGGACGCGGCGGACGTGCTGGGCCCCATTGGGCGCGGGTTTGAGCTGTGCGGCGCCAAGCGCGCGTTTTTTGTGGGCGGCGGCGTCGGCGTCGCGCCGGTGCGCGGCGCGCTGGATCAATTCAAGCAGGAATGCGCCTGCGAAGCGTTTTTTGGCTACCGAAGCGAGGCGTTTGTCTACGGCCTGGACGGCCTCGACTGCCCGGCCCACGTCGTGACGGACGACGGCACGCTGGGGGAACGCGCGCTGGTGACCGCACCGCTGCTGCGGGCGATTGAGGCGGGCGCGCCGGACGTCATCTTCGCCTGCGGCCCGGCGCCGATGCTGCGCGCAGTGCAGCGGATCGCCCTTGAAAGGGATATTCCCTGCCAGATTTCTCTGGAAGAACGCATGGGCTGCGGGCTGGGCGCATGCCTGGTGTGCAACTGCAAGGTGCGCGCGGCGGACGGCTTCGACTATAAACGCGTGTGCGTGGACGGCCCGGTATTTGACGCGCGGGAGGTGCTCTTCGATGATTGA